AAGTGCAGCCGGAGGTGTTTGTCGAGACTTCTCGATTGCAAACGGCTTAATCATGCGACCTTGTGGCGATACCATGATTATTTCGCCGCCATTGGTTATCTCAAAACAAGAAGTGGATGAGTTGATAAACAAAGCGTTAAAAACACTAGATGACACTGCTAAGTTTTACAACTTGATATAATTTAAATAGGCCGCTAACTTATAGCGGCTTTTTTATGGCCGAATAAAAATAAGAAAAGAAAGATAATAAGGTTAATCAGATGTCGGAACTTACGATGAATCAAACCATGAAAAAACATTTTCACGCGTGGGGATTTCAAGCGTTCAAATACTTGGTCTATACCGCACTCGCCTATAACGTGTATTTATTTTTTCAGGAAGAGTGGCTAGCAAGTAGCGTGGTATTTGCTGGCGGTATTACGTTTAGCAATTTGATTGAAGCATTTTCTTCTACCATTGATACCGGTGCGTGGCTAGTATTGCTGTTGTTATTTGAACTAGAAACTTATGTTATTGACGATAGTAAACTTACCGCCGGAACGAAAAGAGTACTGCACGGTATACGCGCATTTTGCTACCTCTTCATTTTATATTCTTTGTACGGTTACATGACCAAAGTGGGATTAATAGGCCAATTTACGCCGCATCAAGTCGGTAATTTATGTGACATGGTTAAAGAGTGGAAGTTTATGGAAACGCTGAACGTTTACAATGAAATTACGCCGCAAACCTGTAAAACCATTGCCGCAGCTAGTACAGAGTTTTATATCCATGCACCTTTTAAAGTTATCGTTGACAGTAGCACCTTAACTGATGTCAAAATGTTGGCCTGGGTTGACGTCATTAATGCCAGTGCTTGGGTTGGTGTTGTGATCATGCTAGAGATTGATGTGCACACCCAGCTAGGTAATATTTCCAGTAAATTATGGGAAAAATACAATGTGTATGTCAAGGTCACCATTTACAGCATTTTGTTTATGGCTGCTGTTTTTTGGGGTGTTACCGGTAATTTCCTTGAGTTTTGGGATGCATTTTTATGGATTGTCGCGTTTGTGTTAATCGAGCGCAATATCTTTGAATGGCAGGCGGAAATCGCTGAACGAAACAGCCATGCTAGCGATGAAAATACTCACTCGTAAGTGAAGGAATAACCTAGATGCCCATAACGTATTGGTACTTAATATGCGCAATTGTCACCGAAGTGATTGCAACCAGTGCGTTAAAGTCAGCCGACGAGTTCACTAAGCTATGGCCCAGTCTCATTGTGATATTGGGCTATTTGGCCTCTTTCTATTTTATGATGTTGGTATTGCGGCAATTACCGGTCGGTATTACTTATGCGATATGGTCTGGCGCTGGCATCGTATTAGTGACCATTGCCGGCCTCTTTCTTTATCAACAAAAGCCCGATATTCCAGCCATGTTAGGCATGTTTTTTATTGTTTTAGGGGTTGTTGTTATTCACCTATTTTCGAAAACAACAGGACACTGAAAATGCAAACATATACTAACTAACTGGCTGGTTGTTTCGTTAATTTGTGATGTATATATCTGGTACCAATAAAAACACTCACAATTACCGTAGGCACCGCAATTCCTTTAACAAGGTTATGATCAACATCCAATCCTAGACCTGTCGTTGAGGTAAGTAATATATCCAGTAACTGAATGGCATAATAACTAATCGCTGCGACCGACAACCCTTCAACGGTTTGTTGGAGTCGCATTTGGATGTGTGCTCGACGATTCATTGATTTAAGCAGTTTTTGATTTTGCTCTTGTAGCACCATTTCTAC
This window of the Thalassotalea atypica genome carries:
- a CDS encoding DMT family transporter encodes the protein MPITYWYLICAIVTEVIATSALKSADEFTKLWPSLIVILGYLASFYFMMLVLRQLPVGITYAIWSGAGIVLVTIAGLFLYQQKPDIPAMLGMFFIVLGVVVIHLFSKTTGH